A window of Fundulus heteroclitus isolate FHET01 chromosome 15, MU-UCD_Fhet_4.1, whole genome shotgun sequence contains these coding sequences:
- the mia3 gene encoding transport and Golgi organization protein 1 homolog isoform X3, with protein sequence MAAKHFYRQGFLLLLFNFISTAALEKRFSDFKRCADEECSMLLCRGKAVKDFSGPDCRFLSFKKSETIYVYYKLSGRRADVWAGSVGSNFGYFPKDLLAVNHVYTDKEVEIKAEDTDFVCFDTGYDKFDSYDIDQLLGLSVTESDADNNGTAGEETENIEKEPKPSVEEATESETQTEDADNSEELHELTDDQSASSLKLETNTTSAESPSLNDEESNKDTVPATEEEEDEPENVPESPVQDVPENGDTKDDVAASEPESPLVTVSEGAQIPRLKATLGTTFDAVVTEEEITTKVTPYEEEVSEGVDHHQEEIKEGTPLLSFSEEPTDAVERESVKKQEEAPPAQEDEPHAAEEKNMWTSLGDAVFSVVTGGERTGEDVSSDEEDDDEFEETPEEPQKNLEKTETEALVPESEKPPESTESPHLEARRPNMAEREINETSSDPKKLSFDGEDAEDREVSGHRGETDQGGDTSKSADELVRHETNQRVLSEDPVSKDDLVNTPDDNTSDDEGGEDESEDPEGSKTDDGVQDDVVVVEQLLDGESDENRNMSDESDVTRSEADSDQSAELKPSNDSDVSVDHLLINGQEPDQINDTLVADAESNRTMVSVEEEEIREQTHTEVEEEEKAVGVEEINEKEEELLEDENALLSAQSDDVGPENPAEETTQVAEPQYSDDILRLSLLREHFTEEKMEQVQKLLGLNNLFRVEAMFSDLDAELQATRASHKGTTLDVESALENILEASENTILDEIEKMLDGREKNRDEGQDADTSSLDAETELLDDFQELAFSLRQKYSTASDSAPLATPETPLGNTPDQPRRNGPEETPPAVEEKPDDKPETDRVNNLTAAEDRGEEINEEHLVVNEVPAQPDVTPQEEEEAQEAERSEKNTEEPSSLPVSDEEEKVPQPTPEKQMDVEAEAEHLPSGTVDSIETAAEKPEEELESFAAADVDTSGVFSVIRNKTVEWATVMISLLPEEWKPGETLYGCPWQAVAVTALIGVLTFTIFLWRTVLEVKKSKYLVDEKKLQEKIQTLKKDKSDALAKISELQKQTEQLKENQKRSKETMSGSLKKLQALESKVLEAEKINEQMAEEKNKYVQLLEEERTVSLQNDGRIEKLEKANEKLQVSRKKIQEALAKTTVLLDEAKIREDARNAQHKCFQKEFAALKEQNKTLKTTIKGWEEKHRELNEKIKVYQKSHKELEDSVVLKDHNVEVLSELLADLDACDLQKTEANTLANGEVAPADKKTAIKNRIKQMMDVSRVQTTLTVIEEERDRFMTKLLNEEKSRKELEEKHQELEHAIGALKSEKMQMENQYKILQQKNEIMVEMYQQKENALQQRLTKEELERRSKESLLSEVGGKAVEAEEQVKLLRQRINEMEEQMKKTEEVYKEQIKEQENKTHSNWVNARNAERALSQEKVESSKLREKLAVLSSQLMERRAPLFRPNSGQPAGPRQGPRPPSDPHGIYPDNKHVPGMDMMGPRSSSPANQDGSTEVIDPQIKTESQAVASTESPEPGPGSFMASPIRDSPGSMVHRPPPGPGPHDPLPPHGPNVRLPPPGPYGHPRPGPYQLPPGPPLPANGHPGMPLPGPMGGEFGPRPPNGHLYQLRHGPGPAGDPRGPPPPPHFRPPPHNFGPMPPPLGVRGPLGPRPPFPPDMRFPGPRDHMGPPMDLPPGVPPAGAPPPGVPPPPAHPGDGHGQGAPSHPQNSAGPQSGPGQDTHTRQEAPQDSVRPGMV encoded by the exons TGCTTCTTTGTCGGGGAAAAGCCGTAAAAGATTTCTCAGGACCTGACTGTCGATTCCTTTCATTCAAAAAATCCGAAACTATATATGTTTACTACAAGCTGTCAGGAAGAAGGGCTGACGTATGGGCAGGAAGT GTCGGAAGCAACTTTGGATATTTCCCAAAGGACCTTCTTGCAGTAAACCACGTGTATACAGATAAAGAAGTTGAAATTAAGGCAGAG GATACAGATTTTGTCTGTTTCGACACTGGATATGACAAGTTTGACTCTTATGACATAGACCAGCTCTTGGGCCTGTCAGTCACGGAGAGTGACGCCGATAACAATGGGACAGCCGGAGAAGAGACGGAGAACATTGAGAAAGAACCTAAGCCCTCAGTAGAGGAGGCGACCGAGAGTGAAACGCAAACAGAAGACGCTGATAACTCAGAGGAGCTTCATGAACTTACTGATGACCAAAGTGCCTCTTCGCTTAAGCTTGAGACAAACACAACGTCAGCAGAATCGCCTTCATTGAACGACGAGGAGTCTAATAAAGACACTGTGCCTGCAACcgaggaagaggaagatgagccaGAAAATGTGCCAGAGTCTCCTGTGCAAGATGTGCCAGAAAATGGCGACACCAAAGACGATGTAGCTGCGTCTGAGCCGGAGTCTCCTCTGGTGACGGTCTCTGAGGGAGCGCAGATCCCACGGCTGAAAGCCACTCTTGGAACGACCTTTGATGCTGTCGTCACAGAAGAAGAGATCACCACTAAAGTCACTCCGTATGAAGAGGAGGTCAGCGAAGGTGTGGACCATCATCAAGAGGAAATCAAAGAAGGCACACCGCTGCTTTCTTTCTCCGAGGAACCCACAGACGCCGTGGAAAGGGAGTCTgttaaaaaacaggaagaagctCCGCCGGCGCAAGAAGACGAGCCACACGCCGCAGAGGAGAAGAACATGTGGACTTCACTTGGAGATGCTGTGTTTTCGGTCGTCACAGGAGGAGAACGTACAGGAGAGGACGTGAGTTCGGATGAGGAAGACGACGATGAGTTTGAGGAAACTCCTGAAGAACCTCAAAAGAATTTAGAGAAAACTGAGACGGAAGCACTCGTACCCGAATCTGAGAAGCCTCCAGAGAGCACGGAGTCCCCTCATCTGGAGGCTCGTCGTCCCAACATGGCGGAGCGAGAAATTAATGAAACGAGCAGTGATCCCAAGAAGCTTTCGTTTGACGGAGAAGACGCGGAGGACCGGGAAGTGAGCGGACACAGGGGCGAAACGGATCAGGGGGGTGACACATCAAAATCAGCGGATGAGCTGGTTCGCCATGAAACAAACCAACGTGTTCTGTCAGAAGATCCTGTGTCGAAAGATGATCTCGTCAACACTCCCGATGACAACACATCAGACGACGAAGGCGGTGAGGATGAGTCAGAGGATCCAGAAGGTAGCAAAACAGACGACGGCGTGCAGGACGACGTCGTCGTGGTAGAGCAGCTTTTAGACGGCGAGTCGgatgaaaacagaaatatgtCCGACGAATCGGATGTTACCAGAAGTGAAGCGGACTCGGACCAGTCCGCTGAACTAAAGCCATCTAATGATTCAGATGTCAGCGTTGACCACCTTTTAATAAACGGCCAGGAACCAGATCAGATAAATGACACCTTGGTGGCAGACGCTGAAAGTAATCGGACGATGGTATCTGTGGAAGAAGAAGAGATTCGCGAGCAAACGCACACAGAGgtggaagaagaggaaaaagccGTTGGTGTCGAAGAGATTAACGAAAAAGAAGAGGAGCTACTTGAGGACGAAAACGCACTTTTATCCGCACAGTCGGACGATGTCGGCCCTGAAAACCCCGCGGAGGAAACGACCCAGGTCGCCGAGCCGCAATACAGCGACGACATACTGAGGCTGTCTCTGCTAAGGGAGCACTTCACagaggagaagatggagcaggTCCAGAAGCTCCTGGGCCTCAACAATCTGTTCAGAGTGGAGGCCATGTTCTCGGATCTGGACGCCGAGCTGCAGGCGACGCGCGCGTCCCACAAAGGCACCACGCTCGACGTGGAGAGCGCGCTGGAGAACATCCTGGAAGCGTCGGAGAACACCATCCTGGACGAGATTGAAAAGATGCTCGACGGCCGGGAGAAAAACCGAGACGAGGGGCAAGACGCCGACACGAGCAGTTTGGACGCGGAAACCGAACTGCTTGATGACTTTCAGGAGCTCGCTTTCAGCCTGCGGCAAAAGTACTCGACGGCCAGCGACAGCGCACCTTTGGCAACACCAGAAACACCGTTGGGAAACACGCCAG ACCAACCTCGCCGGAACGGTCCAGAAGAGACGCCCCCCGCTGTAGAAGAAAAGCCTGACGACAAGCCGGAAACTGACCGTGTGAATAATCTCACGGCAGCAGAAGATCGGGGAGAGGAGATTAACGAGGAGCACCTAGTTGTGAATGAGGTGCCTGCCCAACCAGATGTGACAccgcaggaggaggaggaggcgcaGGAGGCCGAACGCtctgagaaaaacacagaggagcCGTCGAGCCTTCCTGTGTCAGACGAAGAGGAAAAGGTCCCTCAACCCACCCCAGAGAAGCAGATGGACGTGGAAGCTGAAGCTGAGCATCTTCCCTCAG GAACCGTGGACTCCATTGAGACGGCGGCTGAAAAACCTGAGGAAGAATTGGAATCGTTTGCAGCTGCAGATGTTGACACGAGCGGCGTCTTCTCTGTGATCCGGAATAAAACTGTGGAGTGGGCCACTGTG ATGATTTCTTTACTGCCAGAGGAGTGGAAGCCAGGGGAAACATTGTATGGTTGTCCTTGGCAAGCTGTTGCTGTCACAGCTTTGATTGGAGTGCTTACCTTCACCATCTTCCTTTGGAGGACAGTCCTGGAA GTGAAGAAGAGTAAATACCTTG TGGACGAGAAAAAGCTCCAGGAGAAAATCCAGACGCTCAAGAAAGATAAGAGCGACGCTCTTGCCAAAATATCTGAACTCCAGAAGCAG aCTGAGCAGCTGAAGGAAAATCAGAAACGGTCAAAGGAAACCATGAGTGGTTCATTGAAAAAGTTGCAGGCGTTGGAG AGTAAAGTTCTCGAAGCAGAAAAGATAAATGAACAGATGgcagaagaaaagaacaaatatGTGCAGCTACTCGAAGAAGAGCGAACCGTCTCTCTCCAGAACGACGGCAGG ATAGAAAAGTTAGAGAAAGCAAATGAAAAGTTGCAGGTCAGCCGGAAAAAGATCCAGGAAGCGCTCGCTAAG ACCACTGTTCTCTTGGATGAAGCTAAAATCCGCGAAGATGCACGAAATGCTCAGCACAAATGTTTCCAAAAAGAGTTTGCAGCTTTAAAAGAGCAGAATAAAACG CTTAAAACGACTATTAAAGGTTGGGAGGAGAAACACAGGGAGCTGAATGAGAAGATTAAAGTTTATCAGAAGTCCCATAAAGAACTGGAGGATTCTGTGGTGCTCAAAGATCACAATGTGGAG GTGCTGTCTGAACTGCTGGCAGACCTAGACGCATGCGATCTGCAGAAAACCGAAGCCAACACTTTAGCGAATGGAGAAGTAGCCCCTG CTGATAAGAAGACggcaataaaaaacagaatcaagCAGATGATGGACGTGTCCAGG GTTCAGACGACTCTGACAGTTATCGAAGAGGAGCGGGACCGCTTCATGACAAAACTGCTGAATGAAGAGAAGTCGCGAAAGGAACTGGAAG AAAAGCACCAGGAGCTGGAACATGCAATTGGAGCCCTCAAAAGTGAGAAGATGCAGATGGAGAACCAGTACAAGATCCTGCAGCAGAAAAATGAAATCATGGTTGAAATGTATCAGCAGAAGGAGAACGCTCTGCAGCA GAGATTAACGAAAGAGGAGCTGGAGCGGCGCAGCAAAGAGAGCCTGCTGTCTGAGGTGGGAGGTAAAGCCGTGGAGGCCGAGGAGCAGGTTAAACTTTTGAGGCAGCGCATTAATGAGATGGAGGAGCAGATGAAGAAGACAGAGGAAGTCTATAAAGAGCAG atAAAggagcaggaaaacaaaactcatTCCAACTGG GTGAACGCTCGTAACGCCGAGCGAGCTCTCAGCCAGGAGAAGGTCGAGTCCTCCAAGCTGCGGGAAAA GCTGGCCGTTCTCAGCTCCCAGCTCATGGAGCGCCGCGCTCCTCTGTTCAGGCCCAACTCTGGTCAGCCGGCAGGGCCGCGTCAAG GTCCTCGGCCTCCATCGGACCCACACGGCATCTACCCCGACAACAAACACGTCCCTGGGATGG ACATGATGGGTCCCAGGAGCTCCTCTCCTGCTAACCAGGATGGCTCT ACTGAAGTGATAGATCcacagataaaaacagaaagtcagGCTGTGGCCTCTACGGAGAGCCCAGAGCCA GGACCTGGATCCTTCATGGCATCGCCAATCAGAGACTCGCCCGGCTCCATGGTTCACAGACCACCTCCAGGCCCGGGACCACATgaccctcttcctcctcacgGACCCAACGTGCGTCTACCCCCACCCGGACCCTACGGACATCCCCGACCGGGCCCTTACCAACTCCCGCCTGGCCCTCCTCTGCCTGCCAACGGACACCCAGGGATGCCCCTGCCCGGACCCATGGGGGGGGAGTTTGGCCCTCGACCTCCCAACGGACATTTATACCAACTCAGACACGGCCCCGGCCCCGCGGGCGATCCCAGGGGCCCGCCACCGCCGCCACACTTCCGTCCTCCGCCTCATAACTTCGGACCGATGCCTCCGCCGCTCG
- the mia3 gene encoding transport and Golgi organization protein 1 homolog isoform X1: protein MAAKHFYRQGFLLLLFNFISTAALEKRFSDFKRCADEECSMLLCRGKAVKDFSGPDCRFLSFKKSETIYVYYKLSGRRADVWAGSVGSNFGYFPKDLLAVNHVYTDKEVEIKAEDTDFVCFDTGYDKFDSYDIDQLLGLSVTESDADNNGTAGEETENIEKEPKPSVEEATESETQTEDADNSEELHELTDDQSASSLKLETNTTSAESPSLNDEESNKDTVPATEEEEDEPENVPESPVQDVPENGDTKDDVAASEPESPLVTVSEGAQIPRLKATLGTTFDAVVTEEEITTKVTPYEEEVSEGVDHHQEEIKEGTPLLSFSEEPTDAVERESVKKQEEAPPAQEDEPHAAEEKNMWTSLGDAVFSVVTGGERTGEDVSSDEEDDDEFEETPEEPQKNLEKTETEALVPESEKPPESTESPHLEARRPNMAEREINETSSDPKKLSFDGEDAEDREVSGHRGETDQGGDTSKSADELVRHETNQRVLSEDPVSKDDLVNTPDDNTSDDEGGEDESEDPEGSKTDDGVQDDVVVVEQLLDGESDENRNMSDESDVTRSEADSDQSAELKPSNDSDVSVDHLLINGQEPDQINDTLVADAESNRTMVSVEEEEIREQTHTEVEEEEKAVGVEEINEKEEELLEDENALLSAQSDDVGPENPAEETTQVAEPQYSDDILRLSLLREHFTEEKMEQVQKLLGLNNLFRVEAMFSDLDAELQATRASHKGTTLDVESALENILEASENTILDEIEKMLDGREKNRDEGQDADTSSLDAETELLDDFQELAFSLRQKYSTASDSAPLATPETPLGNTPDQPRRNGPEETPPAVEEKPDDKPETDRVNNLTAAEDRGEEINEEHLVVNEVPAQPDVTPQEEEEAQEAERSEKNTEEPSSLPVSDEEEKVPQPTPEKQMDVEAEAEHLPSGTVDSIETAAEKPEEELESFAAADVDTSGVFSVIRNKTVEWATVMISLLPEEWKPGETLYGCPWQAVAVTALIGVLTFTIFLWRTVLEVKKSKYLVDEKKLQEKIQTLKKDKSDALAKISELQKQTEQLKENQKRSKETMSGSLKKLQALESKVLEAEKINEQMAEEKNKYVQLLEEERTVSLQNDGRIEKLEKANEKLQVSRKKIQEALAKTTVLLDEAKIREDARNAQHKCFQKEFAALKEQNKTLKTTIKGWEEKHRELNEKIKVYQKSHKELEDSVVLKDHNVEVLSELLADLDACDLQKTEANTLANGEVAPADKKTAIKNRIKQMMDVSRVQTTLTVIEEERDRFMTKLLNEEKSRKELEEKHQELEHAIGALKSEKMQMENQYKILQQKNEIMVEMYQQKENALQQRLTKEELERRSKESLLSEVGGKAVEAEEQVKLLRQRINEMEEQMKKTEEVYKEQIKEQENKTHSNWVNARNAERALSQEKVESSKLREKLAVLSSQLMERRAPLFRPNSGQPAGPRQGDSYGPSPVSGGAPSPPIMIEGPRRPPSAPVGRRIDPYGPRPPSDPHGIYPDNKHVPGMDMMGPRSSSPANQDGSTEVIDPQIKTESQAVASTESPEPGPGSFMASPIRDSPGSMVHRPPPGPGPHDPLPPHGPNVRLPPPGPYGHPRPGPYQLPPGPPLPANGHPGMPLPGPMGGEFGPRPPNGHLYQLRHGPGPAGDPRGPPPPPHFRPPPHNFGPMPPPLGVRGPLGPRPPFPPDMRFPGPRDHMGPPMDLPPGVPPAGAPPPGVPPPPAHPGDGHGQGAPSHPQNSAGPQSGPGQDTHTRQEAPQDSVRPGMV, encoded by the exons TGCTTCTTTGTCGGGGAAAAGCCGTAAAAGATTTCTCAGGACCTGACTGTCGATTCCTTTCATTCAAAAAATCCGAAACTATATATGTTTACTACAAGCTGTCAGGAAGAAGGGCTGACGTATGGGCAGGAAGT GTCGGAAGCAACTTTGGATATTTCCCAAAGGACCTTCTTGCAGTAAACCACGTGTATACAGATAAAGAAGTTGAAATTAAGGCAGAG GATACAGATTTTGTCTGTTTCGACACTGGATATGACAAGTTTGACTCTTATGACATAGACCAGCTCTTGGGCCTGTCAGTCACGGAGAGTGACGCCGATAACAATGGGACAGCCGGAGAAGAGACGGAGAACATTGAGAAAGAACCTAAGCCCTCAGTAGAGGAGGCGACCGAGAGTGAAACGCAAACAGAAGACGCTGATAACTCAGAGGAGCTTCATGAACTTACTGATGACCAAAGTGCCTCTTCGCTTAAGCTTGAGACAAACACAACGTCAGCAGAATCGCCTTCATTGAACGACGAGGAGTCTAATAAAGACACTGTGCCTGCAACcgaggaagaggaagatgagccaGAAAATGTGCCAGAGTCTCCTGTGCAAGATGTGCCAGAAAATGGCGACACCAAAGACGATGTAGCTGCGTCTGAGCCGGAGTCTCCTCTGGTGACGGTCTCTGAGGGAGCGCAGATCCCACGGCTGAAAGCCACTCTTGGAACGACCTTTGATGCTGTCGTCACAGAAGAAGAGATCACCACTAAAGTCACTCCGTATGAAGAGGAGGTCAGCGAAGGTGTGGACCATCATCAAGAGGAAATCAAAGAAGGCACACCGCTGCTTTCTTTCTCCGAGGAACCCACAGACGCCGTGGAAAGGGAGTCTgttaaaaaacaggaagaagctCCGCCGGCGCAAGAAGACGAGCCACACGCCGCAGAGGAGAAGAACATGTGGACTTCACTTGGAGATGCTGTGTTTTCGGTCGTCACAGGAGGAGAACGTACAGGAGAGGACGTGAGTTCGGATGAGGAAGACGACGATGAGTTTGAGGAAACTCCTGAAGAACCTCAAAAGAATTTAGAGAAAACTGAGACGGAAGCACTCGTACCCGAATCTGAGAAGCCTCCAGAGAGCACGGAGTCCCCTCATCTGGAGGCTCGTCGTCCCAACATGGCGGAGCGAGAAATTAATGAAACGAGCAGTGATCCCAAGAAGCTTTCGTTTGACGGAGAAGACGCGGAGGACCGGGAAGTGAGCGGACACAGGGGCGAAACGGATCAGGGGGGTGACACATCAAAATCAGCGGATGAGCTGGTTCGCCATGAAACAAACCAACGTGTTCTGTCAGAAGATCCTGTGTCGAAAGATGATCTCGTCAACACTCCCGATGACAACACATCAGACGACGAAGGCGGTGAGGATGAGTCAGAGGATCCAGAAGGTAGCAAAACAGACGACGGCGTGCAGGACGACGTCGTCGTGGTAGAGCAGCTTTTAGACGGCGAGTCGgatgaaaacagaaatatgtCCGACGAATCGGATGTTACCAGAAGTGAAGCGGACTCGGACCAGTCCGCTGAACTAAAGCCATCTAATGATTCAGATGTCAGCGTTGACCACCTTTTAATAAACGGCCAGGAACCAGATCAGATAAATGACACCTTGGTGGCAGACGCTGAAAGTAATCGGACGATGGTATCTGTGGAAGAAGAAGAGATTCGCGAGCAAACGCACACAGAGgtggaagaagaggaaaaagccGTTGGTGTCGAAGAGATTAACGAAAAAGAAGAGGAGCTACTTGAGGACGAAAACGCACTTTTATCCGCACAGTCGGACGATGTCGGCCCTGAAAACCCCGCGGAGGAAACGACCCAGGTCGCCGAGCCGCAATACAGCGACGACATACTGAGGCTGTCTCTGCTAAGGGAGCACTTCACagaggagaagatggagcaggTCCAGAAGCTCCTGGGCCTCAACAATCTGTTCAGAGTGGAGGCCATGTTCTCGGATCTGGACGCCGAGCTGCAGGCGACGCGCGCGTCCCACAAAGGCACCACGCTCGACGTGGAGAGCGCGCTGGAGAACATCCTGGAAGCGTCGGAGAACACCATCCTGGACGAGATTGAAAAGATGCTCGACGGCCGGGAGAAAAACCGAGACGAGGGGCAAGACGCCGACACGAGCAGTTTGGACGCGGAAACCGAACTGCTTGATGACTTTCAGGAGCTCGCTTTCAGCCTGCGGCAAAAGTACTCGACGGCCAGCGACAGCGCACCTTTGGCAACACCAGAAACACCGTTGGGAAACACGCCAG ACCAACCTCGCCGGAACGGTCCAGAAGAGACGCCCCCCGCTGTAGAAGAAAAGCCTGACGACAAGCCGGAAACTGACCGTGTGAATAATCTCACGGCAGCAGAAGATCGGGGAGAGGAGATTAACGAGGAGCACCTAGTTGTGAATGAGGTGCCTGCCCAACCAGATGTGACAccgcaggaggaggaggaggcgcaGGAGGCCGAACGCtctgagaaaaacacagaggagcCGTCGAGCCTTCCTGTGTCAGACGAAGAGGAAAAGGTCCCTCAACCCACCCCAGAGAAGCAGATGGACGTGGAAGCTGAAGCTGAGCATCTTCCCTCAG GAACCGTGGACTCCATTGAGACGGCGGCTGAAAAACCTGAGGAAGAATTGGAATCGTTTGCAGCTGCAGATGTTGACACGAGCGGCGTCTTCTCTGTGATCCGGAATAAAACTGTGGAGTGGGCCACTGTG ATGATTTCTTTACTGCCAGAGGAGTGGAAGCCAGGGGAAACATTGTATGGTTGTCCTTGGCAAGCTGTTGCTGTCACAGCTTTGATTGGAGTGCTTACCTTCACCATCTTCCTTTGGAGGACAGTCCTGGAA GTGAAGAAGAGTAAATACCTTG TGGACGAGAAAAAGCTCCAGGAGAAAATCCAGACGCTCAAGAAAGATAAGAGCGACGCTCTTGCCAAAATATCTGAACTCCAGAAGCAG aCTGAGCAGCTGAAGGAAAATCAGAAACGGTCAAAGGAAACCATGAGTGGTTCATTGAAAAAGTTGCAGGCGTTGGAG AGTAAAGTTCTCGAAGCAGAAAAGATAAATGAACAGATGgcagaagaaaagaacaaatatGTGCAGCTACTCGAAGAAGAGCGAACCGTCTCTCTCCAGAACGACGGCAGG ATAGAAAAGTTAGAGAAAGCAAATGAAAAGTTGCAGGTCAGCCGGAAAAAGATCCAGGAAGCGCTCGCTAAG ACCACTGTTCTCTTGGATGAAGCTAAAATCCGCGAAGATGCACGAAATGCTCAGCACAAATGTTTCCAAAAAGAGTTTGCAGCTTTAAAAGAGCAGAATAAAACG CTTAAAACGACTATTAAAGGTTGGGAGGAGAAACACAGGGAGCTGAATGAGAAGATTAAAGTTTATCAGAAGTCCCATAAAGAACTGGAGGATTCTGTGGTGCTCAAAGATCACAATGTGGAG GTGCTGTCTGAACTGCTGGCAGACCTAGACGCATGCGATCTGCAGAAAACCGAAGCCAACACTTTAGCGAATGGAGAAGTAGCCCCTG CTGATAAGAAGACggcaataaaaaacagaatcaagCAGATGATGGACGTGTCCAGG GTTCAGACGACTCTGACAGTTATCGAAGAGGAGCGGGACCGCTTCATGACAAAACTGCTGAATGAAGAGAAGTCGCGAAAGGAACTGGAAG AAAAGCACCAGGAGCTGGAACATGCAATTGGAGCCCTCAAAAGTGAGAAGATGCAGATGGAGAACCAGTACAAGATCCTGCAGCAGAAAAATGAAATCATGGTTGAAATGTATCAGCAGAAGGAGAACGCTCTGCAGCA GAGATTAACGAAAGAGGAGCTGGAGCGGCGCAGCAAAGAGAGCCTGCTGTCTGAGGTGGGAGGTAAAGCCGTGGAGGCCGAGGAGCAGGTTAAACTTTTGAGGCAGCGCATTAATGAGATGGAGGAGCAGATGAAGAAGACAGAGGAAGTCTATAAAGAGCAG atAAAggagcaggaaaacaaaactcatTCCAACTGG GTGAACGCTCGTAACGCCGAGCGAGCTCTCAGCCAGGAGAAGGTCGAGTCCTCCAAGCTGCGGGAAAA GCTGGCCGTTCTCAGCTCCCAGCTCATGGAGCGCCGCGCTCCTCTGTTCAGGCCCAACTCTGGTCAGCCGGCAGGGCCGCGTCAAG GTGATTCGTACGGACCCTCTCCCGTCAGCGGGGGCGCTCCATCCCCTCCTATAATGATCGAGGGTCCGAGGCGCCCTCCCTCTGCCCCCGTAGGGCGAAGAATCGACCCGTATG GTCCTCGGCCTCCATCGGACCCACACGGCATCTACCCCGACAACAAACACGTCCCTGGGATGG ACATGATGGGTCCCAGGAGCTCCTCTCCTGCTAACCAGGATGGCTCT ACTGAAGTGATAGATCcacagataaaaacagaaagtcagGCTGTGGCCTCTACGGAGAGCCCAGAGCCA GGACCTGGATCCTTCATGGCATCGCCAATCAGAGACTCGCCCGGCTCCATGGTTCACAGACCACCTCCAGGCCCGGGACCACATgaccctcttcctcctcacgGACCCAACGTGCGTCTACCCCCACCCGGACCCTACGGACATCCCCGACCGGGCCCTTACCAACTCCCGCCTGGCCCTCCTCTGCCTGCCAACGGACACCCAGGGATGCCCCTGCCCGGACCCATGGGGGGGGAGTTTGGCCCTCGACCTCCCAACGGACATTTATACCAACTCAGACACGGCCCCGGCCCCGCGGGCGATCCCAGGGGCCCGCCACCGCCGCCACACTTCCGTCCTCCGCCTCATAACTTCGGACCGATGCCTCCGCCGCTCG